In the genome of Natronomonas salina, the window GAGTCGCAGTTCTCCTCGTGCTGTCGGGCGTCGGACTGGTCGTCGAACAGCAGGCCACACTTTTCGCACTCGTACCACGTCGACCCGTCCCGATCTGTGGTCGCGACCATGGTGTGTATGGGCCGTCCCGCCGTATATTCGTTTCTCCGGGCCCGGCCGCGACCGGCGGAACGGTAAAGCGGGAGGCGGCCGGAGGCCCGTACATGGAACGGCGGGTCACGCTCACTGTGCAGGGGGCCGAGAAGCGGGACGCGGGACGGGGGGTCGCCCGGCTCCCGGAGTCGGCCCGGCAGTCCCTCGGCGTCCTCAGCGGCGACACCGTCGTCGTCGAGGGCGAGCGGCCGACCGTCACGAAGGTGTGGCCGGCCGGCGACGGCGACGGGACGGTCCGCATCGACGCCGAGACCCGCGCCAACGCCGGGGTGAACATCGGCGAGACGGTGACGGTCCGCCCGGTCTCCGTCGAGGACGCCGACGAGGTCGTCGTCGAGTTGCCCGTGACCGTCGACGACGAACTGCTGGACGCGGTCGCCTCGGAGCTCCGCGACCGACCGCTGCAGGTCGGCGAGCAGCTCCGGCTCGAACCGCCGGGCGTCCGCGCGACCGTCGTGGAGACCTCCCCCGACGGCACCGTCCGCGTCACCGGACGGACGACCGTGCGGGTCCGGGAGGCGTCGGCCGGCGAGCCGGAGACGCGGACCGAATCGTCGGCGTCCGGGCCGACCGCGACGGGCGAGGACCGGTCGGCTCCCGAGCCCGCGGCGGACGTCACCTACGAGGACATCGGCGGCCTCGACGAGGAACTGGAGCAGGTCCGCGAGATGATCGAGCTGCCGCTGTCGGAGCCGGAGCTGTTCCGGAAGCTCGGCATCGACCCGCCGTCGGGGGTGCTGCTGTACGGCCCCCCCGGCACCGGTAAGACGCTCATCGCGAAGGCGGTCGCCAACGAGGTCGACGCCCACTTCGAGGTCGTCGATGGCCCGGAAATCGTCTCGAAGTACAAGGGCGAGAGCGAGGAGCGGCTCCGGGAGGTGTTCGACCGCGCCGTCGAGAACTCCCCCGCCGTCATCTTCGTCGACGAGATCGACTCCATCGCGGGCGCCCGCGACGAGGACGCGGACATGGAGAACCGCGTCGTCGCCCAGTTGCTCACCCTGATGGACGGCCTGGAGGACCGCGGGCAGGTCATCGTCATCGGCGCGACGAACCGCGTCGACGTCGTCGACCCGGCGCTGCGCCGCGGCGGGCGCTTCGACCGCGAGATCGAGATCGGCGCGCCCGACGAGGACGGCCGTCGGGAGATCCTGGAGGTCCACGCACGCGGGATGCCGCTGGCCGACGACGTCGACCTCGACCAGCTGGCGGCCCGGACCCACGGCTTCGTCGGCGCCGACGTCCACTCGCTGGTCACGGAGGCCGCGATGCGCGCGCTGCGAGACCGCGACGAGCGCGAGGACCTCGAGGTGACGAAGGCAGACTTCGAGGCCGCCCTCGCGGCGGTCGACCCCTCGGCGATGCGGGAGTACGTCGCGGAGACGCCCCACGTCACCTTCGAGGACGTCGGCGGCCTCGAGGAGGCCAAGCAGGTGCTCACCGAGGCCGTCGAGTGGCCCCTCTCCTACGGCCGGCTGTTCGACGTGACCAACACCGACCCGCCGTCGGGCGTGCTGCTGTACGGGCCCCCCGGAACCGGCAAGACGCTGCTCGCGCGGGCCCTCGCCGGCGAGAGCGACGTCAACTTCGTCAGCGTCGCCGGCCCCGAACTGCTCGACAAGTACGTCGGCGAGTCCGAGAAGGCCGTCCGCGAGGTGTTCGACCGCGCGCGGCAGTCGGCGCCCGCCATCGTCTTCTTCGACGAGATCGACGCCGTCGCCGGGGTCCGGGGGGAGTCCTCGGAGGCCTCCGAGCGCGTCGTCTCCCAGCTGTTGACCGAACTCGACGGGCTGACCGACAATCCCAACCTCGTCGTGCTGGCGGCGACGAACCGCCGGGACGCTCTCGACCCCGCCCTGCTCCGGCCGGGGCGCCTCGAGACCCACGTCGAGGTCCCGGATCCCGACGAGGCGGCCCGCCGCGAGATTCTGGCGGTCCACGCCCGCGGCAAGCCGCTCGGCGACGACGTCGACCTCGACGAACTGGCCGCCGAGACAGAGGGCTTCTCGGGAGCGGAGCTGGCGGCGCTCCTCCGGGAGTCGTCGATGCGGGCCATCAGGGAGCTGGCGACCGAACTCGGTCCCGAGGCCGCCAACGAGCGCGCCGACGAGATCGTCATCGGCAACGAGCACGTGACGGCGGCGATGGAGCAGGTCAGGAAGTGACGGCTATCCGCCGGCCCGTATGAGGCAGACGAGGACGCCCTCCTCGCAGTAGGACAGTGCGTGGTCGACCGGGATCGTCGAGCCGTCCGCCCGGAGGTAGACGTGCTCGCCCTCCCACTCGCCGTCCTGTCGGACCGCGGGGAGGACCTCGTCGTAGACGTCCTCGAGGTCGGCGTCCTGGTAGAGCTCCTCCCAGTGCCGGCCGACGAGGTCCTCGCGGTCGTACCCGACGAAGTCGGCGTAGGCGCGGTTGACGTAGACGAACCGGCCGTCGACGTCGATGAGACTGATGCCTTCGCGGGCGGTCTCCATCGCCCGGAAGCTGTACTCGGCGAGCCGCTCCGAGCGACGCCGCTCGACGAGGTTCTCCACGCGGTTGGCGAGGACGCGCCACTGCTCGGTGCCGGTCTCCTTCTGGAGGTAGTCGGTGACGCCGGCGCTGATGGCCTCGCTGGCGACCTCCTCGCTTCCCTTCCCGGTGAAGAGGACGAAGGGCAGGTTCGGGCGGTCCGCCCGGACGGACTCGAGGAACTCGACGCCGTTCTCCTCCGGCATGTCGTAATCGCAGACGATGCAGTCGACGGCCGACGACGCCAGCCGCTCCCGGGCCTCGGTCGTGCTCTCGGCCGTCGAGGCGATCAGCCCGTGGCGGGACAGGAACGTCTCGGCCAGCTCGAGGAAGGCGCGGTCGTCGTCGACGTGGAGGACGTGGGGCACCTCGTCGGCGATCGACCTCGCGAGCGCCGACGCGTCCGCGCGCGGTGACCCCTTTTCGGTCATACATCAGGGACGTGTACCGGCCGGCAAATACTCGTCGTCCGTTATAGAATCCAATTGCGCGGCGACCAGAATAAGAAATAGGAGAAATACAAGCGGTATAAATGGCATACGCCGGTGATTGAGTCGTGTAACCGCCGATTCGTGTCGACTATGAGGCCCGTCCGCCCCCCGTCGCTATCACTCGCTCGGTGAATACTGTGGGCGCGGTCAGTCCCAGAACGACTTCGTCTTCGCGTAGTTCCGCTCGCGGGCGAGGATGTCGCGGTAGAAGTCCTCCTCGTCCTCGCGGTGGTTGTTGATGACGTAGGCGGCGTTCCGGGGGCCGACGCCGCGGGCCGCCAGCGCGATGACGGCCCGCTTGCCGTGGCTCTGGACGAGGCTGGCGGCCTTGTATGCGCGCTCGGTCATCTTCTCCTGCTCGCCGTCCTTCTCGCCGGCGCGGACGGCTTCCAGGACCTCGTCGGCCCAGGGGTTCAGCGCCGCGACGCGGGTCGACCCGCAGTTCGGACACTCCGGCTGCTCGGGCACTCGGCTCACCTGCTGGCGGCGGTCCCACTCCTGGCAGTGGAGGCAGGCAAGCAGCACCCGGTCGCCCTGGATGCGCTCCTTGACGGTCTCGATGACCGAGGCGTCGGCGTTCTCCGGCGAGAGCAGCTCCTGGCCCGACGACCGCCCGCCGCGGCCCATCGGCGTCCGCTCGCCGACGGTCGCCAGTTCGAGGTCGCCGTCCTGGAGCCGGCGGAGCACCTCGCCGGCGCCGTCGACGTGCAGTTGCTCGTGGAGGACGACGCGGATGGCCTCGTCGTAGACGGGGGTGTCCTCGAGGGCCTTCAGCAGGCGGTCCTTCCCGAAGCGGTTCTGGCTCGACCCCTTGCCCTTCCAGCGCTTGATGGCGCCGAACTTCGCGGCGACCTGCGCGAGCGTGAACTTCAGCGAGTCGGAGTTCTTCAGGCTCAACTCGATGAGGCCGGCGACGTGGTCGGGGTCTGTCTCCTCCAGGACCTCGACGACGTCGCCGATGGTGACGCCGCCCGGCACCTCCAGTTCGATGCGGTAGGGGTCGGCCTCCATCGCCACCGAGGAGCCGGTCCGCTGGCCGATGAGCGCCGACAGCAGCCGGCCGAGCGTCTCGTTGACGGTGTGGCCGAAGGCCGCGTTGACGACGATCTCGCGGCCGTACGCCTCGACGACGACCCGGTCGTCGCTCGGCATCGGCGCCTCGTGGCGCTCGACCGGGTCCAGCGCCCGGCTCGCGGTGTACTCGTCGGTCGGGAAGCGGTCGGCGAGCCCGCGCGCGACCAGCTCCCTGCTCGCGCCGTCGTCGAACCGCTGTCGGGCCTCGTCGCGGGTGCGGCCGACGTGCTGGGCGACGTCGTACGGGACCGGGATCTCCTGGCCGACCCACGACGGCACCTCGCCGGTGGGGTCCTCGATGGGGCTGACGAGGACCTCCTCCTCTTCGTCGTCGATCTCGGTGATGCGCCACATCTCGCCGCCCTGGACGAACGTCTCGCCGGGCTGGGTGAACGTGACGACGAACCGCTCGGCGAGCGTCCCAACGACGTTGCCGGAGGCCATGTCCTTCACGCGGTAGTTGGCCTCGTCGGGGATCATCGAGAGGTTCGCGTAGAAGTACTGCCAGGTCCCGCCGGACTTCTCGATGCGGTCGGCCTCCTCGTCGAGCCAGAGCACGCGGTTCGATGAGAGCTCCCGGACGACTGCCCGGAAGTCGTCCTCCGAGAGGTTCCGGAACGGGTACGCGCGGGTGACGATGTCGTAGGCCCGTGCGGCCGACAGTTCGCCGAAGCCCATCAGCAGGCCGGGGATCTGGTTGGCGACCGTGTCGAGGCTGGCGTGGTGGATGCCGGCGGCCTCGACCTCCCCGCGCTCGGCGCGGTCGACGATGGCCAGCGCCTCGAAGGTGTCGTCCGGCCGGGTCGTGAGGACCGTCCCCGACGACGTCTCGGCGCGGCGGTGGCCGGCGCGGCCGACCCGCTGGAGGAGCCGGCGGACCTCCCGCGGGCTGGAGTACTGGACGACGTGGTCGATGCGGCCGACGTCGATGCCCAGCTCCATCGAGGAGGTGCACATCAGCGCGTCGATCT includes:
- a CDS encoding CDC48 family AAA ATPase; the encoded protein is MERRVTLTVQGAEKRDAGRGVARLPESARQSLGVLSGDTVVVEGERPTVTKVWPAGDGDGTVRIDAETRANAGVNIGETVTVRPVSVEDADEVVVELPVTVDDELLDAVASELRDRPLQVGEQLRLEPPGVRATVVETSPDGTVRVTGRTTVRVREASAGEPETRTESSASGPTATGEDRSAPEPAADVTYEDIGGLDEELEQVREMIELPLSEPELFRKLGIDPPSGVLLYGPPGTGKTLIAKAVANEVDAHFEVVDGPEIVSKYKGESEERLREVFDRAVENSPAVIFVDEIDSIAGARDEDADMENRVVAQLLTLMDGLEDRGQVIVIGATNRVDVVDPALRRGGRFDREIEIGAPDEDGRREILEVHARGMPLADDVDLDQLAARTHGFVGADVHSLVTEAAMRALRDRDEREDLEVTKADFEAALAAVDPSAMREYVAETPHVTFEDVGGLEEAKQVLTEAVEWPLSYGRLFDVTNTDPPSGVLLYGPPGTGKTLLARALAGESDVNFVSVAGPELLDKYVGESEKAVREVFDRARQSAPAIVFFDEIDAVAGVRGESSEASERVVSQLLTELDGLTDNPNLVVLAATNRRDALDPALLRPGRLETHVEVPDPDEAARREILAVHARGKPLGDDVDLDELAAETEGFSGAELAALLRESSMRAIRELATELGPEAANERADEIVIGNEHVTAAMEQVRK
- a CDS encoding PAS domain-containing response regulator, coding for MTEKGSPRADASALARSIADEVPHVLHVDDDRAFLELAETFLSRHGLIASTAESTTEARERLASSAVDCIVCDYDMPEENGVEFLESVRADRPNLPFVLFTGKGSEEVASEAISAGVTDYLQKETGTEQWRVLANRVENLVERRRSERLAEYSFRAMETAREGISLIDVDGRFVYVNRAYADFVGYDREDLVGRHWEELYQDADLEDVYDEVLPAVRQDGEWEGEHVYLRADGSTIPVDHALSYCEEGVLVCLIRAGG
- a CDS encoding DEAD/DEAH box helicase → MSDAALDGMDAFSHLHREVRAALSERGFSTPTEPQREAIPPLAAGEHGLVVAPTGSGKTETAMLPVLSAICGRDHRHGVQALYVTPLRALNRDMRERLDWWGETLDVDVGVRHGDTTDYQRQKQAENPPDVLVTTPETLQAMFTGEKLRRALEDVEHVVVDEVHELAASKRGAQLTIGLEHLREHAGTFQRIGLSATVGDPGEVGRFLTGDRGCRVVEVDAGSNIDVEVREPEITGEDQQAAGELMTDASVASHVRAIDELVSANESTLVFVNTRQTAEGLGSRLKAYGTDIGIHHGSLSKEARIDVEDRFKAGEIDALMCTSSMELGIDVGRIDHVVQYSSPREVRRLLQRVGRAGHRRAETSSGTVLTTRPDDTFEALAIVDRAERGEVEAAGIHHASLDTVANQIPGLLMGFGELSAARAYDIVTRAYPFRNLSEDDFRAVVRELSSNRVLWLDEEADRIEKSGGTWQYFYANLSMIPDEANYRVKDMASGNVVGTLAERFVVTFTQPGETFVQGGEMWRITEIDDEEEEVLVSPIEDPTGEVPSWVGQEIPVPYDVAQHVGRTRDEARQRFDDGASRELVARGLADRFPTDEYTASRALDPVERHEAPMPSDDRVVVEAYGREIVVNAAFGHTVNETLGRLLSALIGQRTGSSVAMEADPYRIELEVPGGVTIGDVVEVLEETDPDHVAGLIELSLKNSDSLKFTLAQVAAKFGAIKRWKGKGSSQNRFGKDRLLKALEDTPVYDEAIRVVLHEQLHVDGAGEVLRRLQDGDLELATVGERTPMGRGGRSSGQELLSPENADASVIETVKERIQGDRVLLACLHCQEWDRRQQVSRVPEQPECPNCGSTRVAALNPWADEVLEAVRAGEKDGEQEKMTERAYKAASLVQSHGKRAVIALAARGVGPRNAAYVINNHREDEEDFYRDILARERNYAKTKSFWD